A stretch of the Bacteroidota bacterium genome encodes the following:
- a CDS encoding energy transducer TonB: protein MKSLMLAMFILIGAALAQSGEAKSMASFDKKAPNKLDVELKAEKKAPAKLDIDAPADSIYLEVDKMPEPVGGMEGIMKLVVYPPEAMEKQIQGMVVVSGVIDEKGNVISPKVEKGIGYGCDEAALKALTATKWVPGVHKGKKVKVRVALPVMFKLQ, encoded by the coding sequence ATGAAATCACTGATGTTGGCAATGTTCATACTTATTGGAGCAGCTTTAGCCCAAAGCGGAGAAGCCAAATCGATGGCATCTTTCGACAAAAAAGCCCCGAACAAGCTTGATGTCGAATTGAAAGCAGAGAAAAAAGCACCTGCAAAACTCGATATTGATGCCCCCGCAGATTCGATTTATCTTGAAGTCGATAAAATGCCCGAACCGGTCGGCGGCATGGAAGGAATAATGAAACTTGTCGTGTACCCTCCAGAGGCAATGGAAAAACAGATTCAGGGAATGGTTGTGGTCTCGGGTGTTATTGACGAGAAAGGAAATGTAATCAGTCCCAAAGTTGAAAAAGGGATCGGGTACGGTTGCGATGAAGCTGCATTAAAAGCTCTTACTGCAACAAAATGGGTCCCGGGTGTACACAAAGGGAAAAAAGTAAAGGTAAGAGTGGCACTCCCAGTAATGTTCAAACTGCAATAG
- a CDS encoding SpoIIE family protein phosphatase, with protein MDILVADDLLETRLLLKSILKKLGHNVTTTEDGEEAWEALQNSNIAMVISDWEMPNLTGIELCKKIRETDMGRYVYLILLTAKNEKNELVEGMEAGADDFITKPFNNQELNVRIRAGERIIRLQEDLEEKNFKLQKYNERLEKDLKAAADLQKSLLPMHHLEIHDLSFDSIFLPSLFVAGDIFNYFELDEENVGFYLLDVSGHGVSSAMLSFTLSKFLSVDQGDTRGLLKTYSTETMSFTNTPPEVVLTELNKLFEMGLEVMQYFTMVYGKYNRSTKELEISLGGHPPVIIVHKDKTPTVIELNSIPIGMFDNSDYEKASVKLSKGDVVYIYSDGFSECFDIGDGKVTGIMADWLEAHKHLGKEDLNSTLSEKMKKYYDNNPDADDISLMKITVN; from the coding sequence ATGGATATTTTGGTTGCTGATGATCTTCTTGAAACAAGATTGCTTCTGAAATCAATACTAAAAAAACTTGGTCACAATGTTACCACTACCGAAGATGGAGAGGAAGCCTGGGAAGCACTTCAAAACTCAAATATTGCGATGGTGATAAGTGACTGGGAGATGCCCAATCTCACAGGTATAGAACTCTGCAAGAAAATCAGGGAAACCGACATGGGCAGATATGTTTATCTGATCCTGCTTACAGCAAAAAATGAAAAAAATGAACTGGTTGAGGGGATGGAAGCCGGTGCCGACGATTTTATTACCAAACCATTCAATAATCAGGAACTGAATGTAAGGATAAGAGCAGGCGAAAGAATTATCAGGTTGCAGGAAGACCTTGAAGAGAAGAATTTCAAGTTGCAAAAGTACAATGAGAGGTTGGAGAAAGACCTTAAAGCTGCTGCTGACCTGCAGAAAAGCCTCCTGCCGATGCACCATCTCGAAATTCATGATCTTTCATTTGATTCAATTTTTCTCCCGTCACTTTTTGTGGCTGGCGATATCTTTAACTACTTTGAACTCGATGAAGAGAATGTCGGATTCTACCTCCTCGATGTTTCGGGGCACGGAGTCTCCTCGGCGATGCTCTCTTTCACTCTGAGCAAATTCTTAAGTGTGGATCAGGGGGACACGAGAGGACTGTTGAAAACATACTCAACCGAAACCATGAGCTTTACGAATACACCACCCGAAGTGGTGCTTACCGAGCTCAACAAACTCTTTGAAATGGGTCTGGAGGTAATGCAATATTTTACAATGGTTTACGGAAAATACAACAGATCAACGAAAGAGCTTGAGATAAGTCTGGGGGGACATCCTCCTGTGATCATAGTTCACAAAGATAAGACACCCACAGTAATCGAATTGAACAGCATACCGATAGGGATGTTTGACAATTCCGACTACGAAAAGGCGTCTGTAAAATTATCCAAGGGTGATGTGGTCTATATCTATTCTGACGGATTTTCGGAATGTTTTGATATCGGGGACGGAAAAGTAACGGGTATTATGGCGGACTGGCTTGAGGCACACAAACATCTCGGGAAAGAGGATCTAAATTCCACACTTAGTGAGAAGATGAAGAAATATTACGATAACAATCCCGATGCGGATGACATCTCCCTTATGAAAATAACGGTAAACTGA
- a CDS encoding nuclear transport factor 2 family protein → MTVQEIANRLVELCKEGAYATCYEELYSPDCVSIEGEGSPNREVKGIDAILEKGKEWNAMIGEIHSAFVGDPIVAGSHFSLTMGVDCTLKDGNRMNMEEVCVYQVKDGKIVLEQFFF, encoded by the coding sequence ATGACAGTACAGGAAATTGCAAACCGCCTCGTGGAGCTTTGTAAAGAAGGTGCATACGCCACTTGCTACGAAGAACTTTATTCACCCGATTGCGTCAGCATCGAAGGGGAAGGTTCCCCAAACAGAGAAGTGAAGGGAATCGATGCAATCCTTGAGAAGGGAAAAGAATGGAATGCCATGATCGGAGAGATTCACAGTGCATTCGTAGGTGATCCGATAGTTGCAGGCAGTCATTTCAGTTTGACGATGGGAGTCGACTGCACATTGAAGGACGGCAACCGCATGAACATGGAAGAAGTCTGTGTTTATCAGGTAAAGGATGGCAAAATAGTTCTGGAACAGTTCTTCTTTTAA
- a CDS encoding SPOR domain-containing protein translates to MKFTCLITFILLLFIAIPVQGQFAKAYSVVAGSGGSRDAVDKITEKVNSAGFVAFTIDFSNDKKSLYRTCSGYFSNQSDAISLRDAIKSKTGIKDAWVFNIASEYEPLFSELKTGKPVEEPEKPVDKDKDIDTQNQTPVPNSDTGKPPYLIDTSPDNAGDLDKLISIYTEINSALTKNKPDLIEKYIDPETGIIEIIDPGGIPFPIHSVSFSQAVIQGLFLSLSGKTPVKDYLPEFDCNAGIWTKKGTFISKIKNYSKLTSILPGASEIIYLDKSLLSSIEKMEYRISVIILATDESLLGFFKKEGNWYLGIIDNSFDCVQ, encoded by the coding sequence TTGAAATTCACCTGTCTTATTACATTTATACTGTTACTGTTTATCGCAATCCCGGTACAGGGACAGTTCGCCAAGGCATATTCGGTTGTCGCCGGATCAGGAGGCAGCAGGGATGCCGTGGACAAAATAACGGAAAAAGTGAATTCTGCCGGTTTTGTCGCGTTTACGATCGATTTTTCAAATGACAAGAAATCCCTTTACAGAACCTGCTCAGGTTATTTCTCAAATCAGAGCGATGCCATTTCCCTTCGTGATGCTATAAAATCGAAAACAGGAATAAAAGATGCATGGGTTTTCAATATTGCTTCTGAATACGAACCCCTGTTTTCCGAACTTAAAACGGGTAAACCGGTTGAAGAGCCGGAGAAACCCGTGGATAAAGATAAAGATATTGACACTCAAAATCAGACTCCTGTCCCAAACAGTGATACAGGAAAACCGCCTTACCTGATTGACACCTCCCCGGATAATGCTGGTGATCTCGACAAACTGATTTCAATTTACACGGAAATCAACTCGGCTCTGACAAAAAACAAACCTGATTTGATAGAAAAATATATCGATCCCGAAACCGGAATAATCGAGATCATCGACCCTGGTGGCATACCTTTTCCTATCCACTCCGTTTCATTCTCTCAGGCTGTAATTCAGGGGCTTTTCCTGTCACTTTCGGGTAAAACACCCGTGAAAGACTACCTCCCCGAATTCGATTGTAATGCCGGCATTTGGACCAAAAAGGGTACCTTCATTTCGAAGATTAAAAACTACTCCAAGCTTACCTCAATTCTCCCCGGAGCCTCGGAAATAATCTATCTCGACAAATCTCTCCTCTCCTCCATCGAAAAGATGGAGTATCGTATTTCAGTGATTATTCTGGCAACTGACGAGTCCCTCCTCGGCTTCTTCAAAAAGGAAGGGAACTGGTACCTCGGCATCATCGATAACAGTTTTGACTGCGTTCAATAA
- a CDS encoding RNA polymerase sigma factor, giving the protein MDSTLDFTICYNRYKKKLFNFVLRMTGDRMTSEDIVQTVFLRFFRNMGNIRNSSSVVFWLYKSARNEIYTHFRTKKRFSEKHVSDDVSELNLKSGGNAETEFIKNELREALMTQINLLPDDQKEVFLLKEYSDLSYEEIASICEIETSLVKSRLYSARQRLIKKIQPDLN; this is encoded by the coding sequence ATGGACAGCACACTCGACTTCACAATCTGTTATAACAGATACAAAAAGAAACTTTTCAATTTTGTTCTCCGCATGACCGGCGACCGGATGACATCGGAGGATATTGTCCAGACTGTTTTTCTCCGTTTCTTTCGAAATATGGGAAACATCAGGAACAGTTCGAGTGTTGTTTTTTGGCTCTACAAATCTGCAAGAAACGAGATATACACCCATTTCAGGACAAAGAAGAGATTTTCAGAAAAACATGTATCCGATGATGTCTCGGAGTTAAATCTGAAATCGGGTGGAAATGCAGAGACTGAATTCATAAAAAATGAATTGCGGGAAGCTTTGATGACGCAGATAAATTTACTCCCCGACGACCAAAAGGAAGTATTCCTGCTAAAAGAGTACAGCGATCTCTCTTATGAGGAAATTGCTTCGATCTGCGAAATTGAAACTTCACTCGTAAAAAGCAGACTTTATTCTGCGAGACAAAGACTGATAAAAAAAATTCAACCTGACCTAAATTAG
- a CDS encoding T9SS type A sorting domain-containing protein: MRKLLLLFVLAVSMSSLVYSQTGTDWKWLHPSPQGNTLRSIQAMSATTWYAVGAAGTFMKTTDAGATWTFNHLAGAPFGTSGQSSNAFDLHFFDLNNGLVCGSTGGIYKTTDGGNTWAPVATNPIANTVTLNQFQFYDATSGFVCGSSGNLAKTTDAGNTWTSVPSGVTTAFGDVWTEDGNTILLATTVGNVRRSTDGGATWANVNTGVSYTVQKIGGSGSTVMAAGTAGNVRVSTDAGATWAAANTGLLATNVYWDVDYLNNTFYLTGPSFNLYKSTNLGVSWDTLALLNPGQPWTSTYYASVFSPTGDSVVTVGAFGLIQSRFGATATPTNHTKLIKPGTWYDVWSSAPDGIVIAVGAPSLPAQDQVARSTNGGGTWTLVPMPAYSTASFWSIDMIDNNNGFISGTNSAVYKTTNGGASWDSVAATGLPAGATFRKVDFVDANTGWVFASAPSTLTNFIFKTTDGGATWTAQSHGIIAASAGQVYGAHMRDANKGVLLTWEPVPYSTVDGGATWRRDTTKDDFGGFLYDVKMVDDSLGYMVGSSGRIYKTTNGGIMWDTLSKPTGSSYSFNSLEVYSPNTFAVFGGTGTFLLTTDAGITWSVKNTSGGTLNGSHFSANNNNSTYAWFAVGVNGYMFKNSLSIVPVELAALSATVAGNDVNLLWTTASELNNNGFEIERKSGEGSWSKVAFVKGNGTTTKISEYAFTDKGVKTGKYQYRLKQIDFDGSFSYSYAIEVEVGTPMTFELSQNFPNPFNPTTTISYRIPETSGVTLKIFDVTGTEVMTLVNQKQEAGSYTINFDATNFASGMYIYKIEAGKYSSVKKMMLMK; the protein is encoded by the coding sequence ATGCGGAAATTATTACTTCTTTTTGTTTTGGCTGTTTCCATGTCCAGTCTCGTTTACTCACAAACGGGCACTGACTGGAAGTGGCTTCACCCTTCACCACAGGGCAATACCCTCAGGTCAATCCAGGCTATGAGTGCCACAACCTGGTATGCTGTAGGAGCTGCCGGTACTTTCATGAAGACCACGGATGCGGGCGCTACCTGGACTTTCAACCACCTTGCAGGAGCTCCTTTTGGGACATCAGGTCAGTCTTCGAACGCATTCGATCTCCACTTTTTTGACCTGAATAACGGGCTCGTATGTGGATCAACGGGTGGAATTTATAAAACCACTGACGGTGGTAACACCTGGGCACCTGTGGCAACAAATCCCATCGCAAACACTGTCACTCTTAATCAATTTCAGTTTTACGATGCCACTTCCGGTTTTGTTTGTGGATCAAGTGGAAATTTGGCTAAAACCACTGATGCCGGAAATACATGGACAAGCGTCCCCTCAGGCGTTACAACCGCCTTTGGTGATGTCTGGACAGAAGATGGAAACACCATCCTTCTTGCAACCACCGTGGGTAATGTAAGAAGATCGACTGATGGTGGTGCTACATGGGCAAATGTTAATACAGGTGTCTCATACACCGTTCAAAAAATCGGCGGCAGTGGCTCAACAGTCATGGCTGCTGGTACAGCCGGTAATGTCAGAGTATCAACGGATGCAGGCGCTACCTGGGCAGCAGCAAATACAGGCTTGCTCGCAACGAATGTTTACTGGGATGTAGATTACCTCAACAATACATTTTATCTCACCGGACCAAGTTTCAACCTCTACAAATCAACCAACCTTGGTGTTTCATGGGATACTCTTGCACTGTTAAATCCCGGTCAGCCCTGGACCTCAACTTACTACGCATCAGTTTTCTCCCCCACCGGTGATTCTGTAGTGACTGTCGGTGCATTCGGACTTATCCAGTCCAGATTCGGCGCTACTGCTACTCCAACCAATCACACAAAACTCATTAAACCGGGTACATGGTATGATGTATGGTCTTCAGCTCCCGATGGAATTGTCATCGCTGTAGGAGCCCCGAGTCTGCCGGCTCAGGATCAGGTTGCCAGATCGACGAATGGAGGAGGAACATGGACTTTGGTTCCAATGCCTGCCTACTCCACTGCATCATTCTGGAGTATTGACATGATTGACAATAACAACGGATTTATCTCCGGTACAAACAGTGCAGTTTATAAAACCACCAACGGTGGTGCCTCATGGGATTCTGTTGCTGCCACGGGACTTCCTGCCGGTGCAACATTCAGAAAAGTTGACTTCGTCGATGCAAATACCGGATGGGTGTTTGCGAGCGCTCCAAGTACGCTTACCAATTTCATCTTTAAAACCACTGACGGTGGTGCAACATGGACTGCACAGTCACATGGTATTATTGCTGCAAGTGCCGGTCAGGTTTATGGTGCCCATATGCGCGATGCAAACAAAGGTGTGCTTCTTACCTGGGAACCTGTTCCGTACAGCACAGTCGATGGTGGTGCTACCTGGAGAAGAGATACAACAAAAGACGACTTCGGTGGTTTCCTTTACGATGTGAAAATGGTAGATGATTCACTCGGTTACATGGTAGGCAGCAGCGGAAGAATCTATAAAACGACAAACGGTGGTATCATGTGGGATACACTCTCCAAACCAACCGGAAGCAGTTACTCTTTCAATTCACTCGAAGTATATTCGCCAAATACTTTCGCAGTTTTTGGCGGAACCGGAACATTCCTTCTGACGACAGATGCAGGTATTACCTGGAGTGTAAAAAACACCTCGGGTGGCACTCTTAACGGTTCTCACTTCTCAGCGAACAACAACAACAGTACTTACGCATGGTTTGCAGTTGGAGTCAACGGTTATATGTTCAAAAACTCATTGAGCATTGTTCCCGTCGAACTGGCAGCACTGTCAGCGACTGTAGCGGGGAACGATGTAAACCTTTTGTGGACAACAGCTTCAGAACTGAACAATAACGGTTTCGAAATCGAGAGAAAATCGGGTGAAGGTTCATGGTCGAAAGTTGCTTTTGTTAAAGGTAACGGAACAACCACTAAAATCTCTGAGTATGCTTTCACTGATAAAGGCGTAAAAACGGGTAAATACCAGTACCGCCTGAAACAGATCGATTTTGACGGATCGTTCAGTTATTCCTATGCAATCGAAGTTGAAGTCGGTACTCCGATGACATTCGAACTGTCACAGAACTTCCCGAATCCTTTCAACCCGACAACAACCATATCCTACAGAATCCCTGAGACTTCAGGTGTTACTCTTAAGATATTCGATGTTACGGGCACAGAAGTTATGACTCTCGTCAACCAGAAACAGGAAGCCGGTTCATATACCATCAATTTCGATGCAACAAATTTTGCTTCCGGAATGTACATCTATAAAATTGAAGCCGGAAAATACTCATCTGTCAAGAAAATGATGTTGATGAAATAA
- a CDS encoding PAS domain S-box protein yields MDKQLQLLEEVTVLFSTATSIEEFAHAFDVFVEAYGNIEKTALYLIDPYTNDLRLLHSKGFSEVERLEAERTAWERHPGWVIRNRKNLVTGDGDSENDNISVSSKRSFNVNSRIYFPLLHDDECYGCVGYVSEFPDFYNEEFKSLSSFLTRIMSLNCHRIIHSVKEKEASRKIREFSSTLEALLMNLNAGVLVENEDRRIIALNKMFCDLFSIPVEPALLIGADCSNSAEESKNLFLDPEEFVSGIVTLLGRKELVKNEELQLKDGRSFERDYVPIFVQSEYKGHLWAYRDITARKEADRQLRENEFKYRQIIENASDIIYSATVKGDFTFVNPKGETLSEFSLQELLKMNYLELVHPEDKQRVKEHYINQIVSQTENTYLEFRMTTKSGKTLWVGQNVRLNILDGRLSGLHAVARDITESKSLNAEIDRLKQFYEKILNDLPGQIAVFDKNLRYIFINPESLKNEGLRKYIIGKTDSEYFAYRGYDPKSAAKREDTLREVIKTKKTLHFEEEVGNKDNKKKILRVINPILNSEGEVDYLIGYGLDITDLRAANESLERSRKLFQTVLETVADGIILLDSHSRIMLINEEVRRIWGYSKEALIREDFQMLFKEGMFDLSIWTGDVDSMYREIMGQSIELTGVRRDGTTFPVEIHVSRMEFNMEVYYTVALSDITERRRRLKELEAARNLAVESTKAKEQFLAHISHEIRTPMNAVLGFTHLLLELNPSEEQVQFLKAIKYSTDNLLVIINDILDFSKIEANKLEFFIDDFSILESVNHVIESVRYSAEEKGIKVAASVEDDVPFWVKGDQVRFGQILLNLVSNSVKFTEKGEVKVSVEVLAKDEEEIRLKFRVSDTGIGIPKQYLSKIFDSFEQVKNRDRRAKMGTGLGLAIVKSLVEKQGGEIYVTSTEGIGSEFTVKMPFKISKRDDLILGSDLIEETTHTRKDLTGLKVLVVEDNEMNQLVATNILKLWGCAYKVAPNGKQAIELFKNEDFDIILMDLSMPVMNGFETSEAIRLDFPFPKKDIPILAFTASAMIESKDRVFSSGMNDYISKPVKPVELQKKIFTLTGRDRIPAEKINEEDEKSEVIMPVDSRFKYIRLDYLNELTGGDDDIIGEMMNLFAENTPEVLSKLRSLYEEKEWEEIKKVAHKFKPTLSYMGIKELEGVVPQIEKLALDNDPEGKIPGLLDMLDYYSNEALREIKENQAEK; encoded by the coding sequence ATGGACAAACAATTACAACTCCTCGAAGAAGTAACAGTTTTATTTTCAACCGCCACATCAATTGAAGAATTTGCACATGCGTTCGATGTTTTTGTAGAAGCATATGGCAATATTGAAAAAACAGCTCTCTATCTGATAGACCCCTACACAAATGATCTTCGCCTCCTTCACTCGAAAGGATTTTCAGAGGTCGAGAGACTGGAAGCCGAGAGAACAGCCTGGGAAAGACACCCCGGCTGGGTTATAAGAAACAGGAAGAATCTTGTCACAGGTGATGGGGACTCAGAAAATGACAACATTTCAGTTTCTAGCAAAAGATCATTTAATGTCAATTCCAGAATATATTTTCCACTTCTTCATGATGACGAATGTTACGGATGTGTTGGTTATGTGAGTGAATTTCCTGACTTCTACAACGAAGAATTCAAATCACTGTCATCATTTCTAACCAGAATCATGTCTCTAAACTGTCATCGGATAATTCACAGCGTGAAAGAGAAGGAAGCTTCCCGAAAGATCAGGGAATTTTCTTCCACACTGGAAGCACTGCTGATGAATTTGAATGCAGGGGTTCTTGTCGAAAATGAGGATAGAAGAATAATAGCACTAAACAAGATGTTCTGCGATCTTTTCTCGATTCCTGTTGAGCCGGCACTATTGATCGGGGCGGATTGCAGTAATTCAGCAGAGGAATCGAAAAACCTTTTCCTCGATCCCGAGGAGTTTGTGTCAGGGATTGTTACTTTACTGGGAAGGAAGGAGTTGGTAAAAAATGAAGAACTGCAGCTAAAAGATGGAAGATCATTCGAAAGAGACTATGTTCCGATATTCGTGCAGTCCGAATACAAAGGTCATCTTTGGGCATACCGTGATATAACTGCCCGAAAGGAAGCTGACAGACAGTTGCGTGAAAATGAATTCAAGTACCGTCAGATTATTGAAAATGCAAGCGATATCATTTACAGTGCCACCGTGAAGGGGGATTTTACATTTGTGAATCCCAAAGGTGAGACTTTGAGTGAATTTTCGCTTCAAGAGCTGTTGAAGATGAACTACCTGGAACTCGTTCATCCTGAAGATAAACAAAGGGTTAAAGAACACTACATTAATCAAATTGTGAGTCAGACGGAAAATACCTATCTCGAATTCAGGATGACCACCAAAAGCGGGAAAACCCTTTGGGTTGGTCAAAATGTCAGACTAAATATACTGGATGGCAGGTTGTCAGGTCTGCATGCAGTTGCACGGGATATTACAGAATCGAAAAGTCTTAACGCAGAAATCGACCGTCTGAAGCAGTTTTATGAGAAAATTCTAAATGATCTTCCGGGTCAAATTGCGGTATTTGACAAAAATCTTCGCTACATTTTCATAAACCCCGAAAGTCTGAAGAATGAGGGGTTAAGAAAATATATTATCGGAAAGACAGACTCGGAATATTTTGCTTACCGGGGTTACGATCCAAAATCTGCAGCAAAAAGGGAGGATACACTTCGGGAAGTAATTAAAACAAAGAAGACTCTCCATTTTGAGGAGGAGGTGGGGAACAAAGATAATAAAAAGAAAATTCTCAGGGTGATCAATCCAATTTTGAACAGTGAAGGGGAGGTAGATTATCTCATCGGTTACGGTCTTGACATCACTGATCTGCGGGCAGCAAACGAATCGCTGGAAAGATCGAGAAAACTGTTCCAGACTGTGCTTGAGACTGTTGCAGATGGGATTATACTTCTCGACAGTCACAGCAGAATAATGCTAATTAATGAAGAGGTCAGAAGGATTTGGGGCTACTCGAAGGAAGCCCTCATCCGGGAGGATTTCCAGATGCTCTTCAAGGAGGGGATGTTTGATCTCTCGATATGGACCGGTGATGTCGATTCGATGTACAGGGAGATAATGGGACAGAGCATTGAACTTACCGGAGTAAGACGCGACGGCACCACTTTTCCCGTTGAAATTCATGTCTCGAGGATGGAATTCAACATGGAGGTCTATTATACCGTCGCTCTAAGTGACATAACTGAAAGAAGAAGAAGATTAAAAGAGCTTGAGGCGGCGAGAAACCTGGCTGTCGAATCAACCAAAGCGAAAGAACAGTTTTTGGCTCACATCAGTCATGAGATCAGAACTCCTATGAATGCCGTTCTCGGATTTACACACCTTCTTCTTGAACTGAATCCTTCGGAAGAACAGGTACAATTCCTGAAGGCGATTAAATATTCCACCGACAATCTGCTTGTAATTATTAATGATATTCTCGATTTTTCGAAGATTGAAGCAAACAAGCTTGAGTTTTTCATCGATGACTTCTCCATTCTCGAATCAGTTAATCATGTAATTGAATCTGTCAGATATTCTGCGGAAGAAAAAGGGATAAAAGTTGCAGCCTCGGTTGAAGATGATGTTCCATTCTGGGTGAAGGGTGATCAGGTAAGATTCGGGCAGATCCTGCTGAATCTTGTCTCAAATTCTGTAAAATTTACGGAAAAAGGGGAAGTAAAGGTGAGTGTCGAGGTCCTTGCCAAAGACGAGGAAGAAATCAGACTCAAATTCCGGGTTTCCGACACAGGCATTGGAATTCCAAAACAATATCTGAGCAAAATTTTTGACTCGTTTGAACAGGTTAAAAACAGGGACAGAAGAGCAAAAATGGGTACCGGTCTCGGTCTTGCGATTGTAAAATCCCTTGTTGAAAAGCAGGGAGGTGAAATTTATGTGACGAGTACCGAGGGGATTGGATCTGAATTTACGGTAAAAATGCCGTTTAAAATCTCAAAAAGGGATGATCTCATCCTTGGAAGCGATCTGATTGAAGAAACAACCCATACCCGAAAAGATTTAACCGGATTAAAAGTGCTTGTGGTCGAGGATAATGAGATGAACCAGCTTGTAGCCACCAATATTCTCAAACTGTGGGGGTGTGCATATAAAGTGGCACCAAACGGCAAACAGGCAATAGAGCTTTTCAAAAATGAGGATTTTGACATCATCCTGATGGATCTCTCGATGCCTGTAATGAACGGATTCGAAACCTCGGAAGCAATCAGGCTCGATTTCCCTTTCCCGAAAAAAGATATCCCCATCCTGGCATTTACCGCATCGGCGATGATTGAATCGAAGGACAGGGTCTTCTCGAGTGGCATGAATGATTATATAAGCAAACCCGTAAAACCGGTGGAACTTCAGAAAAAGATTTTTACCCTCACGGGACGAGACCGGATCCCGGCGGAAAAAATTAATGAAGAAGATGAAAAAAGTGAGGTAATTATGCCTGTGGATTCCAGATTCAAATATATCCGTCTTGACTATCTGAATGAGCTGACGGGGGGTGACGATGATATTATCGGAGAAATGATGAATTTATTCGCTGAAAATACTCCCGAGGTATTGTCGAAACTGAGATCACTCTATGAAGAGAAAGAGTGGGAGGAGATAAAAAAAGTTGCACACAAGTTCAAACCAACACTCTCTTATATGGGTATCAAGGAGCTTGAAGGTGTCGTTCCACAGATCGAAAAACTCGCCCTTGACAACGATCCTGAAGGGAAAATTCCGGGACTTCTCGACATGCTGGACTACTATTCGAATGAAGCCTTGAGAGAAATCAAGGAAAATCAGGCGGAAAAATAA